One Balaenoptera ricei isolate mBalRic1 chromosome 16, mBalRic1.hap2, whole genome shotgun sequence genomic window carries:
- the NODAL gene encoding nodal homolog, producing the protein MHAHSLPLFLLHAWWALHQAGATMVAPVPPRTWGQPSSPSPLAYMLSLYREPLLRADIIRSLQAQDVEMDGQNWTFAFDFSFLGQEEDLAWAELRLQLSSPVALPPDVPLSIEIFHQPKLNEDKDPPNCLERLRMDLFTVTLSQVTFSSGSMVLEVTRPLSKWLKHPGELREQMSSLAGECWRRPPTPPVTNVLLMLYSNLSPERRRLGSSTLLWEAESSWRVQEGQLSRERGRRHRRYHLQDRNQLCRKVKFQVDFNLIGWGSWIIYPKQYNAYRCEGECPNPVGEEFHPTNHAYIQSLLKRYQPHRVPSTCCAPVKTKPLSMLYVDNGRVLLDHHKDMIVEECGCL; encoded by the exons ATGCACGCCCACAGCCTGCCGTTGTTCCTCCTGCACGCCTGGTGGGCTCTCCACCAGGCGGGCGCCACGATGGTAGCCCCGGTGCCCCCTCGAACGTGGGGGCAGCCCTCGTCGCCATCCCCTCTTGCTTATATGCTGAGCCTGTACCGCGAACCGCTGCTCCGGGCGGACATCATACGTAGCCTGCAGGCGCAAG ATGTGGAGATGGATGGGCAGAACTGGACCTTTGCTTTTGACTTCTCCTTCCTGGGCCAAGAAGAGGATCTGGCATGGGCCGAGCTCCGGCTGCAGCTGTCCAGCCCTGTGGCCCTTCCTCCTGACGTCCCACTCTCAATTGAGATTTTCCACCAGCCAAAGCTGAATGAGGATAAGGACCCACCCAACTGCCTAGAACGTCTTCGAATGGACCTGTTCACTGTCACTCTGTCCCAGGTTACCTTTTCCTCGGGCAGCATGGTCCTAGAGGTGACCAGGCCACTCTCCAAGTGGCTGAAGCACCCTGGGGAGCTGAGGGAGCAGATGTCCAGTTTGGCTGGAGAGTGTTGGCGGCGGCCTCCCACACCACCTGTCACCAACGTGCTCCTCATGCTCTATTCCAACCTCTCCCCGGAGCGGAGGCGGCTGGGGAGCTCCACTCTATTGTGGGAAGCTGAGAGCTCCTGGCGGGTCCAGGAGGGACAGCTCTCCCGGGAGAGGGGCAGGAGGCATCGTCGATATCACTTGCAGGACAGAAACCAACTGTGTCGGAAGGTCAAGTTCCAGGTGGACTTCAACCTGATCGGATGGGGCTCCTGGATCATCTACCCCAAGCAGTACAATGCCTATCGTTGTGAGGGCGAGTGTCCTAACCCCGTGGGGGAAGAGTTCCATCCAACCAACCACGCATACATCCAG AGTCTGCTGAAACGGTACCAACCCCACCGAGTCCCTTCCACCTGCTGTGCCCCAGTGAAGACCAAGCCCTTGAGTATGCTGTACGTGGACAATGGCCGAGTCCTTCTAGACCATCATAAAGATATGATTGTAGAAGAATGTGGGTGCCTTTGA